In Silene latifolia isolate original U9 population chromosome X, ASM4854445v1, whole genome shotgun sequence, the following proteins share a genomic window:
- the LOC141620368 gene encoding uncharacterized protein LOC141620368 yields the protein MGTMGDFKCVTQAADRLVGTFSNAEAEPVQQCLEECEVMDIQSIGAYYTWNNKQPPETRVYSKLDRLLVNYEWSIQFPEYYANVLPEGHFDHAPCSDCVRQVWNTHIEGTKMYGVVKKLNQLKAKLKKINKTYYSDVENQADVASTTLHHLQQKLALKLGDEDLVRQEYDSSLLSVSLQQAKMVFLKPKAKAHWIAEGDENSFYFHGVLKARKNKNFIHQIKDHKDTLY from the exons ATGGGTACTATGGGAGATTTCAAATGTGTTACTCAAGCTGCTGACAGACTTGTGGGTACTTTCTCTAATGCTGAGGCAGAACCTGTTCAACAGTGTCTAGAGGAGTGTGAAGTAATGGATATTCAGTCTATTGGAGCTTATTATACATGGAATAACAAGCAACCTCCTGAAACTAGAGTGTACAGTAAGCTTGATAGACTATTAGTTAATTATGAATGGTCTATTCAATTTCCAGAATACTATGCCAATGTCCTTCCCGAGGGACACTTTGACCATGCCCCATGTTCG GACTGTGTTAGGCAAGTCTGGAATACACACATAGAGGGCACAAAGATGTATGGTGTGGTTAAAAAGTTAAATCAGTTGAAGGCAAAATTAAAAAAGATCAATAAAACATATTATTCAGATGTGGAAAATCAGGCTGATGTTGCAAGTACCACTTTACATCACCTTCAACAGAAACTTGCTCTAAAACTAGGGGATGAGGATTTAGTGAGACAAGAGTATGATTCCAGTCTACTCTCTGTTTCCCTACAGCAAGCCAAAATGGTATTCTTGAAACCAAAGGCTAAGGCCCACTGGATTGCTGAAGGAGATGAAAACTCTTTCTATTTTCACGGAGTGCTCAAAGCCAGGAAGAACAAAAATTTTATTCATCAAattaaggatcacaaagacactcTATACTGA